A genomic window from Schistocerca serialis cubense isolate TAMUIC-IGC-003099 chromosome 4, iqSchSeri2.2, whole genome shotgun sequence includes:
- the LOC126474090 gene encoding N-alpha-acetyltransferase 10, producing the protein MNIRCAKPEDLMNMQHCNLLCLPENYQMKYYFYHGLSWPQLSYVAEDEKGQIVGYVLAKMEEDSEDNPHGHITSLAVKRSHRRLGLAQKLMDQASRAMVECFNAKYVSLHVRKSNRAALNLYTTTLKFTISEIEPKYYADGEDAYAMKRDLSLFAAQMPSCDTNTTIDTKNVDDKVLSERL; encoded by the coding sequence atgaatatacgatGCGCGAAACCGGAAGACCTGATGAACATGCAGCATTGTAATTTATTGTGTCTGCCAGAGAATTATCAAATGAAATATTACTTTTACCATGGTTTATCATGGCCTCAACTAAGTTACGTAGCAGAAGACGAAAAGGGGCAGATTGTAGGTTACGTGCTCGCTAAAATGGAAGAAGATAGTGAAGACAATCCACATGGTCATATTACGTCGTTAGCGGTAAAACGTTCCCATCGAAGACTAGGTCTGGCTCAGAAATTAATGGACCAGGCATCAAGAGCAATGGTTGAGTGCTTTAACGCGAAGTATGTATCATTACACGTCAGGAAAAGTAACAGAGCTGCCCTAAATCTTTATACAACAACGCTCAAATTCACAATTTCTGAAATTGAACCTAAGTACTATGCCGATGGCGAAGATGCGTACGCTATGAAGAGGGATTTATCGTTATTTGCAGCCCAGATGCCTTCGTGTGATACAAACACAACGATTGACACCAAAAATGTTGATGATAAAGTTTTGTCAGAAAGATTGTGA